The segment CATCTGGCCATTGCCCATGTGCTGGTCGTGCATCTGCATCATCTGATCGTGGTCCATGCCCTGCATGCCGCCTTGCGCCTTGGGCTGGCTGGCCTGCGGCGCGGCCTGTTCGGCTGGTGCATTGGCGGGATGATGACCGTCGTGCTCGCTTTGCGCGTAGGCGGTGTTGAGGCTGAGCGCGGTGGTCAGGCCGAAGGCGAGCAGGGCGTGCAGTTTGATCGTGTTCATAGGTTTCTCCGTCATTCTTCTACGCGGACTTCACGGAACATTCCGAGGTCCATGTGCATCAGCATGTGGCAGTGATAGGCCCAGCGCCCGAGGGCGTCGGCGGTGACGCGGTAGCTGCGTTTGGAGCCCGGCGGCATGTCGATGGTGTGCTTGCGCACCTGGAAGTTGCCGTGCTCGTCCTCCAGGTCGCTCCACAGCCCGTGGAGGTGAATGGGGTGGTGCATCATGGTGTCGTTGACCAGCACGAAGCGCACCCGCTCGCCGTACTTGAGGCGGATCGGTTCGGCGTCGGCGAAGGGAATGCCGTCGAACGACCAGGCGAAGCGCTCCATGTGGCCGGTCAGGTGCAGTTCGATGGTGCGGCTCGGCTCGCGGCCATCCGGGTCAGCGAAGGTGCTGCGCAGGTCGGCATAGGTCAGCACGCGCCGGCCGTTGTCGCGCAGGCCGATACCGGGATCGTCCAGTTTGGGCACCGGCATCATGGTCTGCATGTCCACCAGCGGATTATCGGTTTCGCTGGCCGGATGCGCCTGCATGCCACTGCCGGACGAGCCGTGGCCCATGGCGGCGTGGTCCATCTGGCCCTGATTCATCGCGCCGTGACTCATGCCGCCGTGTCCGGCGTGAGGATCGTCACTCTGCGCAGGCGCAGCCGCCTGGCCATGGGCGGAATGATCGCCATGGCCCATGTCTTCCATGGTCAGTTCGGGGCGCGGATCGGGCTCGGGAACCGGCGCCTGCAAACCATCACGCACGGCCAGGGTGCCGCGGGCAAAGCCGCTACGGTCCATGGACTGGGCGAACAGGGTGTAGGCGTCCTGGCTGCCGTCCGGCTCGACGATCACGTCGAGGGTTTCCGCCACGGCCAGGCGCACTTCGTCCACCTGCACCGGTTCGACGTTCTGCCCGTCCGCGGCGACCACGGTGAGCTTGAGGCCGGGGATGCGGAAGTCGAAGTAGCTCATCGCCGAGCCGTTGATCAGCCGCAGGCGGATGCGCTCGCCTGGCTGGAACAGGCCGGTCCAGTTGCCGTCCGGTGCCTGGCCGTTGAGCAGGTAGGTGTAGGTGGCGCCGCTGATATCGGCCAGATCCGTCGGCGACATGTTCATCTTCGCCCAGGCCCAGCGTTCGCTGATGGTGTCGGTCCAGCCGTTGTCGGCGACATCGTCGATGAAATCGCCAAGCGTGCGCCGGCCCTGGTTGTAGTAGTCCGAGCGCTTCTTCAGCTTGGCCAGTACCCGTGCCGGGCTTTCGTCGGTCCAGTCGGAGAGGAACACCACGTAGTCGCGGTCGTAGGCGAACGGCTCCGGCTCCTCTGGGTCGATGATCAGCGGGCCGTAGACGCCGAGTTGCTCCTGGAACGCCGAATGGCTGTGGTACCAGTAGGTGCCGCTCTGTTTGACCTTGAAGCGGTATTCGTACATGCCGTCCGGGGCGATGCCGGCGAAGCTGAAGCCGGGCACGCCGTCCATGTTGGCCGGCAGCAGGATGCCGTGCCAGTGGATCGAGGTGTCGTGGGGCAGCCGGTTGCGCACGCGCAGGGTCACGGTATCGCCCTCGCGCCAGCGCAGCAGCGGGCCGGGAATGCTGCCGTTGATGGCCATGGCGGTGCGGCGCTTGCCGGTGAAGTCCACGCTCATGGAGTCGATGGTAAGGTCGAACTCGGTGCCGCTGAGCACCGTCGGCTGACCTGGGCTGGTCAGCGCCCAGACGGGCTGGCGCCACAGCCCGAGGCCGGCGACGGCACCGCCGGCAGCCAGGCTTTTGACGAAGGTGCGCCGGGATTGGTTGGCGTGCATGTGGATCCTTTGCGGGTTTGTTCTGGCACTGATTGCGCTGCGCTTAGCGCAGCAACAGAGCAACGATAACCGGGCCGAGCTGACCACTGGCTGAGCGGAACATTACGCTTCTGTCAGCTGGTGGCCGCCATGCGCGCGGCTAGAGCAGCTGTACGCCGAAGCGCCGCAGCAACAGCGCCAGCAGGCCGAAGCAGGCTACGGTGAGCAGGGCGCCGGCCAGCAGCGCGGGCCAGAAGCCCAGCCGCGCCAGCAGGCGTGGGAACAGCAGGAACATCGGCAGCGTCGGCAGCACGTACCAGAAGGTGTACCAGGCATGATTGGCGATCTTCTCCAGCGGTTGGCGCTCGACATAGAGCCAGATCATCGCCAGTACC is part of the Stutzerimonas balearica DSM 6083 genome and harbors:
- a CDS encoding copper resistance system multicopper oxidase; the encoded protein is MHANQSRRTFVKSLAAGGAVAGLGLWRQPVWALTSPGQPTVLSGTEFDLTIDSMSVDFTGKRRTAMAINGSIPGPLLRWREGDTVTLRVRNRLPHDTSIHWHGILLPANMDGVPGFSFAGIAPDGMYEYRFKVKQSGTYWYHSHSAFQEQLGVYGPLIIDPEEPEPFAYDRDYVVFLSDWTDESPARVLAKLKKRSDYYNQGRRTLGDFIDDVADNGWTDTISERWAWAKMNMSPTDLADISGATYTYLLNGQAPDGNWTGLFQPGERIRLRLINGSAMSYFDFRIPGLKLTVVAADGQNVEPVQVDEVRLAVAETLDVIVEPDGSQDAYTLFAQSMDRSGFARGTLAVRDGLQAPVPEPDPRPELTMEDMGHGDHSAHGQAAAPAQSDDPHAGHGGMSHGAMNQGQMDHAAMGHGSSGSGMQAHPASETDNPLVDMQTMMPVPKLDDPGIGLRDNGRRVLTYADLRSTFADPDGREPSRTIELHLTGHMERFAWSFDGIPFADAEPIRLKYGERVRFVLVNDTMMHHPIHLHGLWSDLEDEHGNFQVRKHTIDMPPGSKRSYRVTADALGRWAYHCHMLMHMDLGMFREVRVEE
- a CDS encoding DUF3147 family protein, with the protein product MGWLIAKYLLTAAVVVLVSEVAKRSDRLGGFLAALPLITVLAMIWLYVERQPLEKIANHAWYTFWYVLPTLPMFLLFPRLLARLGFWPALLAGALLTVACFGLLALLLRRFGVQLL